The Megalops cyprinoides isolate fMegCyp1 chromosome 19, fMegCyp1.pri, whole genome shotgun sequence genome has a window encoding:
- the rcn3 gene encoding reticulocalbin-3 isoform X1 has translation MVVMRLRENWKGEMMLMQLLGAMSLFLALTVAVPSQEKRVHHHSDLSDHVHDDTQGYQYDHEAFLGKEEAKTFDQLTPEESKERLAKIVDRIDTDGDNHISHEELHQWIKHRHRKYIEEDVDKQVKEYDLNKDGKVTWEEYKNKTYGYFLDEQYHDPDEKFSYKSMLARDERRFKTADGNGDGIATKEELTAFLHPEEYDHMKDIVVTETIEDIDQNGDGLINLEEYIGDMFSPEDGESEPEWVQTERKQFSEFRDANHDGALDASEVSKWILPGEIDHADNEARHLIHETDTDKDGKITKAEILANWNMFVGSRATNYGEDLTKEHDEL, from the exons ATGGTTGTTATGCGTTTGCGAGAAAATTG GAAAGGAGAGATGATGCTGATGCAGTTGTTAGGGGCAATGTCACTTTTTCTGGCATTGACAGTTGCCGTGCCCTCGCAAGAGAAGCGTGTGCATCACCACAGTGACCTGAGTGACCATGTCCACGATGACACCCAAGGTTACCAGTATGACCATGAGGCATTTTTGGGGAAAGAGGAAGCCAAGACCTTCGATCAGCTGACTCCTGAGGAGAGCAAAGAAAGACTGGC GAAAATAGTGGATCGCATTGACACAGATGGTGATAATCACATCAGCCATGAGGAGCTACACCAGTGgatcaaacacagacacaggaaataCATCGAGGAGGATGTGGATAAGCAAGTGAAAGAGTATGATCTCAACAAGGATGGAAAGGTCACCTGGGaagaatacaaaaacaaaacctatgGCTACTTCCTGG ATGAGCAATACCATGATCCTGATGAAAAGTTCAGCTACAAGTCCATGCTGGCCAGGGATGAGAGGAGATTTAAAACTGCCGATGGGAACGGCGATGGGATAGCAACCAAGGAAGAGTTAACTGCTTTTCTGCACCCTGAAGAGTATGACCATATGAAGGACATAGTTGTTACA GAAACAATAGAGGACATTGATCAGAATGGGGATGGGCTGATTAACCTGGAGGAGTACATAG GTGACATGTTTTCTCCTGAGGATGGAGAAAGTGAACCTGAGTGGgtgcagactgagagaaaacaGTTCTCCGAGTTCAGAGATGCGAATCAC GATGGAGCTCTGGATGCCAGTGAGGTGTCCAAGTGGATCCTCCCTGGAGAGATCGACCATGCAGACAATGAAGCTAGACATCTTATTCacgagacagacacagacaag GATGGGAAAATTACCAAGGCGGAAATCCTGGCCAATTGGAACATGTTTGTCGGAAGCCGGGCTACCAATTATGGAGAGGACCTCACCAAGGAACACGACGAGCTTTGA
- the rcn3 gene encoding reticulocalbin-3 isoform X2 has protein sequence MVVMRLRENWKGEMMLMQLLGAMSLFLALTVAVPSQEKRVHHHSDLSDHVHDDTQGYQYDHEAFLGKEEAKTFDQLTPEESKERLAKIVDRIDTDGDNHISHEELHQWIKHRHRKYIEEDVDKQVKEYDLNKDGKVTWEEYKNKTYGYFLDEQYHDPDEKFSYKSMLARDERRFKTADGNGDGIATKEELTAFLHPEEYDHMKDIVVTETIEDIDQNGDGLINLEEYIGDMFSPEDGESEPEWVQTERKQFSEFRDANHDGALDASEVSKWILPGEIDHADNEARHLIHETDTDKDGRLSLAEILEKTEFLVSSTMTDYGHLMSVPHDEL, from the exons ATGGTTGTTATGCGTTTGCGAGAAAATTG GAAAGGAGAGATGATGCTGATGCAGTTGTTAGGGGCAATGTCACTTTTTCTGGCATTGACAGTTGCCGTGCCCTCGCAAGAGAAGCGTGTGCATCACCACAGTGACCTGAGTGACCATGTCCACGATGACACCCAAGGTTACCAGTATGACCATGAGGCATTTTTGGGGAAAGAGGAAGCCAAGACCTTCGATCAGCTGACTCCTGAGGAGAGCAAAGAAAGACTGGC GAAAATAGTGGATCGCATTGACACAGATGGTGATAATCACATCAGCCATGAGGAGCTACACCAGTGgatcaaacacagacacaggaaataCATCGAGGAGGATGTGGATAAGCAAGTGAAAGAGTATGATCTCAACAAGGATGGAAAGGTCACCTGGGaagaatacaaaaacaaaacctatgGCTACTTCCTGG ATGAGCAATACCATGATCCTGATGAAAAGTTCAGCTACAAGTCCATGCTGGCCAGGGATGAGAGGAGATTTAAAACTGCCGATGGGAACGGCGATGGGATAGCAACCAAGGAAGAGTTAACTGCTTTTCTGCACCCTGAAGAGTATGACCATATGAAGGACATAGTTGTTACA GAAACAATAGAGGACATTGATCAGAATGGGGATGGGCTGATTAACCTGGAGGAGTACATAG GTGACATGTTTTCTCCTGAGGATGGAGAAAGTGAACCTGAGTGGgtgcagactgagagaaaacaGTTCTCCGAGTTCAGAGATGCGAATCAC GATGGAGCTCTGGATGCCAGTGAGGTGTCCAAGTGGATCCTCCCTGGAGAGATCGACCATGCAGACAATGAAGCTAGACATCTTATTCacgagacagacacagacaag GATGGTCGTCTTTCTCTTGCTGAGATTTTGGAGAAAACTGAATTCCTGGTGAGCAGTACCATGACTGACTATGGGCACTTAATGTCAGTGCCCCATGATGAGCTCTGA
- the LOC118794387 gene encoding nitric oxide synthase-interacting protein, protein MTRHGKNCTAGAVYTYHEKRKDTAASGYGTQSVRLGKDAIKDFDCCCLSLQPCRDPVVTPDGYLYEKEAILEYILHQKAEIARKMKAYEKQKQAQKSDSQLESRSGERERAEKFKKSEGSIVSKPINPFTTGQSRDSEGQNGSAGSASTSSAGSSSAGSSSSSTLPSFWIPSLTPEAKPTVLKKPVKTVQCPMSGRPLKLNELITVRFTPLDPSLDRVALLTRQDRYVCAVTKDTLGNSVPCAVLRPSGVVVTMECVERLIRKDMTDPVTGDKLTEKDIIPLQRGGTGFAGSGIDLNAKEARPVMQV, encoded by the exons ATGACTCGGCATGGGAAAAACTGTACGGCTGGTGCCGTTTATACTTATCATGAGAAAAGGAAGGATACGG CGGCCTCTGGCTATGGCACACAGAGCGTGCGTTTGGGGAAGGACGCTATAAAGGACTTcgactgctgctgtctgtctcttcagCCCTGCAGAGATCCCGTTGTAAC accAGATGGCTACTTGTATGAAAAAGAGGCCATTCTAGAGTACATCCTTCACCAAAAAGCGGAGATCGCCAGGAAAATGAAG GcctatgaaaaacaaaagcaggctcAGAAGAGCGACAGTCAACTGGAGTCTCGctctggggagagggagagagcagagaaattCAAGAAGAGTGAGGGCAGCATTGTGTCCAAGCCCATCAACCCATTCACCACAG GCCAGTCCCGAGACTCAGAGGGTCAGAATGGTTCTGCTGGGTCAGCAAGCACCTCCAGTGCTGGCTCTTCCTCCGCCGGGTCTAGTTCTAGTTCCACCCTCCCGAGCTTCTGGATCCCCAGCCTGACGCCTGAGGCGAAGCCCACCGTATTAAAAAAGCCG gtgaaGACAGTACAGTGCCCAATGTCAGGCCGACCTCTGAAGCTCAATGAGCTGATCACAGTGCGGTTCACGCCCTTGGACCCTAGTCTGGACAGAGTGGCCTTGCTCACACGGCAA gacagatatgtgtgtgcagtgaccAAAGACACGCTGGGGAACTCGGTACCCTGTGCTGTGCTCAGACCCTC TGGGGTGGTTGTAACAATGGAGTGCGTGGAGCGACTGATACGGAAGGATATGACTGACCCTGTGACTGGAGACAAGCTCACAGAAAAGGACATCATACCACTGCAGAGG GGAGGAACTGGCTTTGCAGGCTCTGGAATTGATCTGAATGCTAAAGAGGCTCGTCCTGTAATGCAGGTGTGA
- the LOC118794380 gene encoding serine-aspartate repeat-containing protein F, with the protein MASFKTWILALMLALLCSFQTPLAPTAKAQEFAFNDDDDDDDDDDDDDDDDDDDDDDDDDDDDDDDDDDDDDDNDDDDDDDDDDDDDDDDDDDDDDDDDDDDDDDDDDDDDDDDDDDDDDDDDDDDDDDDDDDDDDDDDDDDDDDDDDDDDDDDDDDDDDDDDDDDDDDDDDDDDDDDDDDDDDDDDDDDDDDDDDDDDDDDDDDDDDDDDDDDDDDDDDDDDDDDDDDDDDDDDDDKDDDDDDDDDDDDDDDDDDEDDDDDDDDDDDTYQKGSLCGYCEFCEHCDSCDKCPCKEGDKSEHCEHCQMCNFCYVCPVVCETVCKPGGYVDEVSGTIYKTIANVFGGGH; encoded by the exons ATGGCCTCCTTTAAGACCTGGATTCTAGCACTCATGCTAGCTCTGCTGTGCTCCTTCCAAACCCCCCTTGCTCCAACTGCTAAAGCTCAGGAATTTGCTTTCA acgacgatgatgacgatgatgatgatgacgacgatgatgatgatgatgacgacgacgacgatgatgacgacgatgatgatgatgacgacgatgacgacgacgatgatgacgacgacaacgatgatgacgacgatgatgatgacgacgatgatgatgatgacgatgatgatgatgacgatgatgatgacgacgatgatgatgatgatgatgacgacgatgatgatgatgacgatgatgatgatgacgatgatgatgacgacgatgatgatgatgatgatgacgacgatgatgatgatgatgacgatgatgacgatgatgatgatgatgacgatgatgatgacgatgatgatgacgacgatgatgacgacgacgatgatgacgatgacgatgacgatgacgatgacgatgatgatgatgatgacgacgacgatgatgacgacgatgacgatgatgatgacgatgatgatgatgatgatgatgatgatgatgatgacgatgatgatgatgacgacgatgacgacgacgacgacgatgatgatgatgatgacgacgacgatgatgatgatgatgatgacgacgacgatgatgatgacgacgatgatgacgacaaag acgacgacgatgatgacgacgatgatgatgacgacgatgacgacgacgacgacgaagatgacgacgatgatgatgatgacgacgatgacACCTATCAGAAAGGATCTCTGTGTGGATATTGTGAATTCTGTGAG CACTGTGATAGCTGTGACAAGTGCCCCTGTAAAGAGGGAGACAAGTCAGAACACTGCGAGCACTGTCAG ATGTGTAATTTCTGCTACGTCTGTCCAGTAGTATGTGAGACCGTATGCAAACCAG gtGGCTATGTCGATGAAGTGTCTGGAACAATCTACAA GACAATAGCTAATGTCTTTGGGGGTGGACACTAA
- the trpm4a gene encoding transient receptor potential cation channel subfamily M member 4a has protein sequence MKETEKEKEGGGKGETTKTEKDQSWIPKIIKKRVCTTFVEDSFSNGALCQCGGVREAHGSIAMGDYFGAAIVSQWDSAQHSSEYPTDAFGELEFAGAGKRHSHFLRLSCDTPPQIVYTLMTAHWGVPAPNLVVSVVGGEGREKVKTWVREVLRQGLVKAAQSTGAWILTGGLREGVGRCVGEAVRDHGTAAPSLSHTKVIALGIAPWGLVHNRQQLVNPQGSFPARYYVQNTSRDSCCLDNNYQAFLLVDDGSVGRRGGEMGFRARLEDYISHQRTGIWGSGSIEIPVLCMLVAGEAAMLERVDLSLRNCTPWLVLAGSGTAADLICEVLEDLSSLPLASPTTEVDGEGSNVELRERVRERVKKYFPSEAERETEKLTERTLSIYQNRDLITVYNREQEGPDDFDTVILKALVRASKRVSSDASEYTEELKLAVAWNRVDIAKSELFNGDIQWKYEDLEDSMTDALVNDKPQFVRLFTENGLNILDYLTYRRLESLYRSVSDSSLAYTLLQRRLSERQTSAGSVLSVPTGLDPTLSLKVPESQMTGPSSAKELSLYEVSRLLWDILGDVCQPFYYTPLGLDHSTSTRKALKQVNKLLLGECLYRDQRCLSPWASLFIWAVLQNRSEMAIYFWEMAGESVLSALSGCKMLRELSKLEGETETKLSMKELAQRFENLAHDVFSECYQSSESRSFTLLIRKSPVWGGATCLQMATAADARLFFSHDGVQSLLSQIWWGDMERSTEVWKLILTFFLPPFIYTNLISFRDQEDEAKTDDIPHLRETDSLDGGETVLSLADIMHTEEEAEEYNALRNRPKGSSPSSSKRPFVVSRWRQFWFAPVTSFLGNVLMYFLFLFLFAYVLLVDFKPPLPQGPAPMEFVLYFWVFTLVCEEIRQTFFVGSTTVFQRMRLYIQDVWNKCDLTAITLFIFGLCCRMFPWSYDFGRAMLCLDFMVFTLRLIHIFAIHRQLGPKIIIVGKMMKDVFFFLFFLGVWLMAYGVANQALLYSYDPRPDWILRRVFYRPYLHIFGQIPLQDLDAAKVEEVKCTDNTTLIEAGAEPCMNPYANWLVIILLVVYLLVTNILLLNLLIAMFSYTFSKVQEHSDTYWKFQRYNLIVEYHSRPSLAPPFIILSHLHLFIKRNIRKVPSVKIRHFVLELRGRKASRLMTWEAIQKENLLSAQNKRQRESDTERLKRTSVKVDSVLKQMAEIRDHDRRLRVLEAELEYCSSALSWMVEALSQSNLIKHTRPPPTLKEPPPTSPRC, from the exons AGCTGGATACCAAAGATTATCAAAAAGAGAGTGTGCACGACTTTTGTGGAAGATTCTTTCAG TAATGGAgccctgtgtcagtgtggaggggTACGGGAGGCGCACGGTTCGATCGCCATGGGGGATTACTTCGGAGCAGCCATCGTGAGTCAGTGGGACAGTGCCCAGCACTCCTCGGAATACCCCACCGATGCCTTTGGAGAGCTGGAGTTTGCCGGTGCAGGGAAGAGACACAGTCAT TTCCTGCGCCTGTCCTGTGACACGCCCCCGCAGATTGTGTACACCTTGATGACGGCGCACTGGGGCGTGCCCGCACCCAACCTGGTGGTGTCGGTCGTGGGCGGGGAGGGCAGGGAGAAGGTGAAGACCTGGGTTCGAGAGGTGCTGAGGCAGGGGCTTGTCAAGGCTGCTCAGAGCACAG GAGCGTGGATACTGACGGGCGGAttgagagagggggtggggaggtgtgtTGGGGAAGCGGTGAGGGATCATGGAACTGCCGCCccgtctctctcacacacgaAAGTCATCGCCCTGGGCATCGCCCCCTGGGGCCTGGTCCACAACAGGCAGCAACTGGTGAACCCACAG GGAAGTTTTCCAGCAAGGTACTATGTGCAGAACACCTCGCGAGACTCCTGCTGCCTGGACAACAACTACCAGGCTTTCCTTCTGGTGGACGATGGGAGCGTGGGGCGCAGAGGAGGCGAGATGGGATTCAGGGCCAGACTGGAGGATTACATCTCCCACCAGAGGACTGGCATctggg GCAGTGGAAGCATCGAGATCCCAGTGCTGTGCATGCTTGTTGCAGGAGAAGCCGCCATGCTGGAG CGAGTGGACCTCTCCCTTCGGAACTGCACACCCTGGCTGGTGCTGGCCGGGTCGGGCACAGCAGCCGACCTCATCTGCGAGGTCCTAGAGGACCTCTCGTCCTTACCGTTGGCGTCACCCACCACTGAAGTAGACGGGGAAGGGTCCAACGTGGAGCTGCgggagagagtcagggagagggtGAAGAAGTACTTTccctcagaggcagagagagagacggagaaacTGACTGAAAGG ACTCTCAGCATCTATCAGAACAGAGACCTGATCACAGTGTACaacagagagcaggaaggaCCTGATGATTTTGACACTGTAATACTCAAAGCCCTGGTCAGAG CCAGTAAACGTGTTTCCAGTGATGCCAGCGAGTACACGGAGGAGCTGAAGCTGGCTGTGGCCTGGAACAGGGTGGACATCGCCAAGAGCGAGCTCTTCAATGGGGACATCCAGTGGAAG TACGAGGACCTGGAGGACTCCATGACAGACGCCCTGGTGAACGATAAGCCCCAGTTTGTGCGGCTCTTCACGGAGAACGGCCTGAACATCCTGGACTACCTGACGTACAGGCGGCTGGAGAGCCTGTACCGCTCGGTGTCGGACAGCTCGCTGGCCTACACCCTGCTACAGCGCAGGTTGAGTGAGAGGCAGACCTCCGCTGGCTCCGTGCTCTCCGTCCCCACCGGGCTAGACCCCACGCTGTCCCTGAAGGTGCCAGAGAGTCAGATGACAGGACCCAGCTCTGCCAAGGAGCTCAGTCTGTATGAG GTGTCACGGCTATTATGGGACATCTTGGGGGATGTATGTCAGCCCTTTTACTACACCCCACTGGGACTGGACCATTCCACTAGCACAAGGAAAGCACTCAAG caAGTGAATAAGCTTCTCCTGGGGGAGTGCTTGTACCGGGACCAgcgctgcctctctccctgggCCTCCCTCTTCATCTGGGCTGTCCTGCAGAACCGCAGCGAGATGGCCATCTACTTCTGGGAGATG GCAGGCGAGTCTGTGCTGAGTGCCCTCAGTGGCTGTAAGATGCTGAGGGAGCTGTCCAAGCTGGAGGGCGAGACCGAGACCAAGCTGTCCATGAAGGAGCTGGCACAGAGGTTCGAGAACCTGGCCCatg acGTCTTCAGTGAGTGCTACCAGAGCAGCGAGAGCCGCTCCTTCACGCTGCTGATCAGGAAGTCTCCAGTATGGGGCGGGGCTACCTGCCTGCAGATGGCCACTGCAGCTGACGCCCGTCTCTTCTTTAGCCACGACGGTGTGCAG tCTCTGCTGTCTCAGATCTGGTGGGGAGACATGGAGAGAAGCACAGAGGTGTGGAAACTCATCCTGACCTTTTTCCTGCCGCCCTTCATCTACACCAACCTCATCTCCTTCCG ggaccAGGAGGACGAGGCGAAGACCGATGACATCCCGCACCTAAGAGAGACGGACAGTCTGGACGGAGGAGAGACGGTGCTCTCTCTCGCTGACATCATGCACAC tgaagaagaagctgaagaGTATAATGCTCTCAGGAACAGACCTAAAG GCTCTTCCCCCTCAAGTTCGAAGCGGCCCTTTGTGGTTTCACGATGGAGGCAGTTCTGGTTCGCACCGGTCACTTCATTTCTTGGCAACGTGCTGATGtacttcctcttccttttcctgtttgccTATGTGCTACTGGTCGACTTCAAGCCGCCACTCCCTCAGGGCCCCGCCCCTATGGAGTTTGTGCTCTACTTCTGGGTCTTTACCCTTGTGTGTGAGGAGATCCGGCAG ACCTTCTTTGTGGGCAGCACCACGGTATTCCAGAGGATGAGACTGTACATTCAGGACGTGTGGAACAAGTGTGATCTCACGGCCATCACTCTCTTCATCTTTGGCTTGTGCTGCAG AATGTTCCCGTGGTCCTATGACTTTGGCCGGGCTATGCTCTGTCTTGACTTCATGGTGTTCACCCTGAGACTCATCCACATCTTTGCCATCCATAGACAGCTGGGACCAAAGATCATTATCGTGGGCAAGATG atgaaggatgtgtttttcttcctgttcttcTTGGGGGTGTGGCTGATGGCTTACGGTGTAGCCAATCAGGCGCTGCTGTACTCCTATGATCCCCGCCCAGATTGGATCCTGCGGAGGGTGTTCTACAGGCCCTACCTGCACATTTTTGGACAGATCCCCTTACAGGACTTGGACG CTGCGAAGGTGGAAGAAGTGAAGTGCACAGACAACACGACTCTGATTGAGGCCGGAGCGGAGCCCTGTATGAACCCCTACGCCAACTGGCTGGTCATCATCCTGCTGGTGGTCTACCTGCTGGTCACCAACATCCTGCTGCTCAACCTGCTCATCGCAATGTTCAG TTACACCTTCTCCAAAGTGCAGGAACACAGCGACACCTACTGGAAGTTCCAGCGCTACAACCTGATAGTGGAGTACCACTCACGCCCCTCCCTTGCACCCCCCTTCATCATCCTGTCCCACCTCCACCTCTTCATCAAGAGAAACATCCGCAAGGTCCCCTCCGTGAAGATCCGGCACTTCG TGCTGGAGCTGAGGGGCAGGAAGGCCAGCAGGCTGATGACATGGGAAGCCATCCAAAAGGAGAACCTGCTGTCCGCGCAGAACAAGCGGCAGAGGGAGAGCGACACAGAGAGACTCAAGCGCACCTCCGTCAA GGTGGACAGTGTGCTGAAACAGATGGCCGAGATTCGAGATCATGATCGCAGACTGAGAGTGCTGGAAGCAGAG ctgGAGTATTGTTCCAGCGCCCTCTCGTGGATGGTTGAGGCACTCTCTCAGAGCAACTTAATCAAACACACTCGACCACCACCAACTCTCAAAG agccaccccccacctctccgAGGTGTTGA